A segment of the Cutaneotrichosporon cavernicola HIS019 DNA, chromosome: 6 genome:
GGAGCGCTTTTTGGCGCGTCTCCcacacctcctcgagcaaCTCGCCGAGACGAGGAATGTCGACCGGCTTGTTTAGGACGGCGAAGAAGCCCGCCTCCGTGCAGCGATTCTGTGTCGCCTTGTCGACGTTGGCACTGAGGGATACGACGCACGGCTCGCCCGCCAGTGGACTGTCGCGGATGCGTTTGAGCGCGCCAAAGCCGTCGAGGACTGATATCAGCCTAGGGGTTCGACGGTTGACTCACTGGGCATTTGAAGATCCAGTAGGATCAGGTCGTATCGGCGCTTCTCGGACATCTCGACCGCTTGCATACCGTCACTCGCAGCGTCAGCCTCCTTGTATCCGTAGAGCTCAAGGATGCGGCGGCACACCGCGACGTTGACCGGCGAGTCGTCGACCacgagcacgtcgagcgGCTTTTCCTTCGCAAGGCTGCGGTTGATCTTCTGCTTGGACCGCGGTGGGTGCCTCTTGTTCTTGTCCTCTGGCGCCGGGATTATCATCTTGTACAGGCTGTTGAACTTGAGGGGGCGTGCGAGGATCTCATCACGCCCAAAGTTCAGACGCTCCATCTCGTGCGAGATCTGTGTCGCCTTGGCCACATAGATGATCTGGAGTTAGACGGCTTGGCTAATACTCGCTAACCTTGGCGTTGGGCTGCAGTCTCTTAATCTCGCTGATCGTCTTAGGCTCGATCAAGCTCGTGTCGAGAATGATGCTCTGGTAATGCCTTCCGCTGTTGAAACCGATGGGATGGCCGGGCGTCAAGGCCATAGGTAACGGCTCGGTGAACCACGTCGGGCGACAGTTGAACTCTTTGaggtcctcctcaagcACGTGTCCCCACATCATGTCACCTCCTGAGAGAATGAAGACATCCTGGGTCGTGTCGAAACGCCGCAACTTAGTTGGCTGCCACGACGAGTCTCGCTGGGTCACGAAGGTGAAGGTGAACGTTGATCCTTTACCGAACTCGGACTCGACCGTGCAGTCACCACCAAGGAGACGTGCCAGGTCACGCGAGATAACGAGGCCCAGCCCCGAACCACCGTAAGACCTGGTGATTGACTCGTCGACCTGTGAAAAGCTTTTAAAGAGCTTGTGCAGTTTGGAAGATGGGATGCCCACGCCAGTGTCGGCAACAGTGAGAGCGACCTTGATACACCCGTCACCCAGGTCCTCCCACGTCCGCTCAACAGTGACGCGGGCGGTGCGACGGCCCGCTTGGCCTGGCGGCGTGAATTTGACGGCGTTAGAAAGCAGGTTCAACAGAACCTGCTTTACACGGAACGGATCACCAATCACGCCCGGCGGATCCGACAAGAGTGTCGTTAGCACCGTAAGCTCAACGTTCTTGCTCTGGGCCACCGGCGCGATGATGTCGAGCGCACCTTCAACTACCTCGCGCACGGAGAACGGAATGCTCTCGAGCTGCACCGAGTTTGACTCGAGCTTGGAGTGATCAAGGATGTTCGAgatgagagcgaggaggtccTGGCCACTGGCAATAATAGTCTGCAGGTGCTCTTGCTGGACAGCCGTCAGACCCGAACTCGTTTCCAGCACGCTTGCCAGTCCCATGATCGCGGCTAACGGCGAGCGGAGCTCGTGAGAGCATTGTGACAGGAATTGTGTCTTCGCCTGAAGGGCGTTGCTTAGTTCACGTGTCCTCATCGTGACTTCGGTCTTGAGACGCGATGTGCAGACGTGGTGCGTGTGAATGATGTGCGCAAAGGTCGCAAGGGTGGAGACGACCTCGCGAGTTGACTCCGACTGAACGGCAGCACTCGTTGACGACATCGACAGGAGCAAGATTACGCCAGATTGGCCGCCCTGGTTGATGATTGGGAGGCACAATAGAGTGCGCGGCTGGCGACCGTTGTAGAAGGGGTCATTGCGCAGACGCGATGCTTTGGCAGGTTTAGTGATGGGGATGCCTGTGCGCGCGACATGTAACATGATGGACGTAGGACACACCGTCTGGGCGGCATCATCACTGGCGTCTAGGTCGTATGACGTTATGCGCTGGAATGGGCCCGCTGCCTTGAGGCGGAGTGTGGActtgtcgtcctcatcgctCAGCGCGATGGCGGCATAGTCGCAGCGGGCAAACTGGCATAGGATGCGCAGCAGGGTGCAGAGAAGCACCAGCGAGTCCTTTTCTTGCGCCAGTGCCAGCGACGACCGCATTAGTGCAAGTGTGTCCAGGTTGTTGTCCGTAAACGCAGTCGACGCCTCTATGGTGGTGGGGTCGTCGTTGGTCCGTGAGACCACAGTCGAGTCGCTGTTCGTCAACGCCGAGACGGACACGGCCAGTGACTCTCGCCTCAGCGGAGGTGGGACCACATCAACAGCCAAAAAGTCGGAGGGACCTCGTGGAGTGACCGGTGTCGGGGGGCAGTGTATTGGGTAACGGTCGCGCAGCATCTCACACAGTCCTGCCGCCTGGTAAATCTTGTACGCCCTAAACGCAGCACCGATGAACCCAGCTGCGAGTTTGGGTGAGCCTGTACATTTGATCAACAAGTCAGCCGTGTAGAAGTTGAGCAGGCCAGAAAGGAGCATCtggtcgtcgtcttcaAAGCGCTCGATCGTCGCTTCAGCATCTTTCAGCGCCTCGAAAGGGTCTTGGCTCAGTCGTTCATACAtgttgaggagctcaagTCGAGCTTTGAGGTCCGGCGAGTAGGGCGCATAGGTCGCGAGGAACTCACGCCCCGTCTCCAGCAGGTCCAGGTTGGTGCCCGTCCGCAGTGCCGCCAAAGCGAGGAGCCAATGCATCTCACTTCCGGTCGTGAGACCCTCGTTCGAAGGGATGGTCTTTCGACCCCGGTTGAGCATTTGTAGCAGGAGTTTGGGTGGGGCGTCGTACAGCAGATGGAGTCGTAACGCCAGGACATCGTATGTGCCGACATGCATTCTCGGGTTCTGCACGGAGCTGAAGTCACCGCGGCCGAAGAAATCGCCGTCCATTTCCCACGGAGCGTCACGTTGGGGTCGCGCCAGACACTCTGCGTACTGGTGAGGcaggttgacgaggaggtggtgcgAAGTCGTCGAGTACGGCTTGACCAGCTCCCAGCGTCTTGTCACCACCTCCCACATGACGGGAATCTTTGAGAACAGCCGTGTAAGGAGATCAAGCGAGACGACATACGCTGCCACCTCGTAATCTGCGAGGGCAACGGAGCCGTCGAATGCGATGTTCATGATATCCTGAACTCTCTCGAAGCCCATGAAGCAATGCGACTGTGCACCAAGCGCTATGAGGGCAGAGTTCGTGAGAAGACTGTTGGAACGCATCTCCGTGATTCGCAGGGATAATGCCCTGAGGGCGTTCTGGATCGGTGCATGTGATATGCAGATTGAGTGCATGGCGAGAACAAGGGCGGTCGAGTCGTGGAGCTTGCCCAGCGCCTTTGCAACGCTtacgccgaggcggaacACTGAGGAGCGGCGCTCGGGCTGCGTTATGTAAATAGTCGGGCCAGCGTATCCAATAAGCGACATTATAAGGAcatggtcgtcgtcgtggtcGTCATCGTGGTCGTCCCCACCAATAGTGGGCCCGTTTTTGAGCTCTCTCTCGAACTCTTCCACGTCGGCAACCGACTCAGGCTGCCACAGACTGACCACGTGTGGGTTGTCTGGGTTGTACCCAAACTCGTCGAAGGTTTCGAACAATACGTCCATCGCGTCTTGAGTTCGGTTGGCGGCGATCAACTGTCTGACGAGAAGGGTGGCGACGGAGATGCTCTCAGCCGGCGTCTCGCAGAGCGGCTTGAGGGTGTTGAGCGCCGCAAACGTCGCGGCGTGGTCGTGGAAGACGCTCGATACCTCTGCCGATAGTCGGACGTATCGGAAGCAGAGCTCGCGGTGCGACTTGAGCCACGATGCGAGGCCTTCGGTGCCCTCAACAATGTCTGTCGCAGTGGTCACAAAGTGGCAAGCGGCGGTGAAATTGGCGTGCTGCATCGCGCGCGCTGTTGCGTCCAAGAGAAGAGACACAAGGGCGTCCGACTTCGCGATGTCTGAACCACGAGAGTGGGCTGACACAGCGAGCTCAACCGCATCGTACAGGTAGTCATTAACAAGGTCCTCCTTAGTGAGGAACTCGAACACGCGTCGCTGCAGGGCCGCACCCTCGGTGCTAAGAGCGAGGCGCTGGGCCGCTTGCTGGACGTCAGCACTAGCAGTCTGGAGTGACTCACCCTTTGCCGCTCATGTGTGAAGCAGAAGTGGTCTGGTTGCAGAGCCAGTACTCCTATTGCCGCACACACCTGCATGAGGCTCTCCAGATCTCGCACGGGTTTGCCCAAGCCTTTGGACAACTTTTTGAGAGGGAAACCAGCCGAAGGCAGATATGACAAGATCTGCGTCAGCGAATTGCTCACAAACTCCCAGCATACCTTCAACAGCTCCTGCACCTCTGGAGGAAATCTGCGCATAACGTTCTCGAGGTATGAGTCGAAGCTGGCGTCCGACAGGTGCGACTGCAACGTCACGAGGTCGAAGCGCCACTGCAAGCTGTCAAAGTCAAATGCTACGACTTGCTCCTTGAGAAGCGTCGTCATGAGCGTTCGCAGGAACAGCGGACTCCCTGCCGTCTCCCCATATAGGAAGCTAGCTATAGCCAGCCCCGATGTCGCAACCCGACCGTTTAGACACTTGTCGATGTACGCCACAACGCCTTCTTCTGTGAGGCGCTTGACTTCAAGGCTTGAGCTGGCCGAAAAAAGTACGCTGGCTGGAGGAGGCACTGGCGTCGCGCTTCCAGTTATAGACACGACTATGACGTGATTGAGCGGATACGGGCCGTCGATAACCTGTCGCCAGCTACCATTAGCTATGTTCCTCATGCGACTGCGCACATGTCCACCTCGTTCTGGGGGAGCCACTGGATGTCGTCGATAACCAGCACCAGTGGTCGCAATTTGGTTGCAAACAGCTGCAAGAACTGCCTCGACCACGATTTGAATGCCGAGATAAACTTCTCTCCCTGACGTCAGCCACGCGACACGTGTGAGGGGCACTAACCTCGATCTTTGGGGCTATTGGAACAGAATCGTCCTCTTTAAGAAGCCGGTGAGACTCCACAGATAGCAGGGAAACGAAGAACGCCCATCTTCCCGCGAGCGCCGACTTGATCCGATCTAACCATACTTTGCCGTTCTCCCGCGGGTCCGTCAACACCCGATCCAGGAGGGACTGGAAGATCTGCACGAAACTCGTGAGAGGTTTCCGGATGTGTTCGTCGGGCTTGGCGTGCCCAACGAGACACCTCGCTCCCAAGTCATCCGCTTCGAGCTTAGCGGACCACTCATCAACCAGCCGCGACTTGCCGTTCCCACTTTGGCCCCAGATGTTAATCACACGGCTCGACGCACTGCCGttcgcgacggcggcaaACGCGACGTCCAGggcctccagctcggcgcctcGCTCGATGACAGTCAGCGGCAGACTAAAGCGACTCATATGGTCGACTTCGCCGACAGCAAACTTGGTAAGGTCGCCGTTGGTGCGACAGATCTGCGAGAGCTTACGCAGGTCGTAAGCGAGCGTGTCCAGGTTCTGGTAGCGGTCCTCAGGGTCCTTGGCGAGAGACAGCATGATGATGTCGGACAGCTGCTTTGGTGGCATCTCGACAGTCGCGCCCAACGCAATGACGCGCTGGAGGTAGTCGTGTGGAGTAATGATATCGGTCGTGATGTGTCTGtggacgtcggcgaggaagtCTATGTCGGCGAGATCAGGCGAGTCTGGCCCGCCATCGACAGTCGTGCCAGTGAGAAGTTCGTATGCGAGGACGCCCCAGCTGTATATGTCATTGCCAGCAGATACCCGTCGTGAGATGGCTGCTTCTGGCGCAAGGTAACGCAGGTGGCGGAATATGTACCCTTCGCTCAGGTATGTCGAGTTGTGGTGAATAGGGTCACGGGTAAAGAGAGAGCACTGAGAGAGGATCTGCGTAAGTTGCATGCCGACCTGCAGCCCTGGcaacgccgtcgcctcccACAGTCGATTCACGACGACGGTCCCATCGTGACTGATGCCAAATACGTTGGGATGGCACCAGTTCAGCGAGATATGTCGGTCGTGTAGAGCTTGAAGGCAGATAACAGTCTGGAGGAGAAGGTCACACGCGTCCGCCCACCGCAGCATCGAAGGCTCTGATGTAGAAGAGGCTGAACCGTTGCAATTGACCTTGCTGACCTCGGCGAACTGCGGCCAATCGGCACCGACGATCATGCTCCAAGAATCAGTAAACGAAGTGTTGGTCGTTCCTGGGCTCTCTTCGACCAGCCAGTACCCCAGATCGTCTTCCCACCACGCGATCACGTGGCTTGGTGGGCGGTAGCGGCGCGGAAAACCCTCCTCGTGAGTCGGTGATAgagtcggcgacgaggcgacaCCAGGCCGGCCGAGAGTGTAGGGGACGGTGTCGAGAGCCTTGATCTGTGATTGGCGTCTAAAGGAGGATAGCACTATCATGTAAGCAACGGCCAACCATTGTGCGCAGTCATCCAACTCGAAGGCACTCACCGGACGCGTCATCGTTTGGACAAAAGCTGATCTGTCAGCGCCGGTCTCTCGCAAGCAAGTAGGAGTATCGTACCTGAAGCGGACACGACCATCTAGTCTTctgtcgtcgaggagtgGATACTCGTACGTGGGGTCCAGACTAGCCCACCCCGTCACCCACTCGTCCTGGACCTGTTTCCGGGGGTTGGATGAGACGCTACGGTGGATGGCCTCgaatgtcgtcgagctATTGGGCGGAGAGTTGTCGACAACGACATTGACGAGACCGCGCGCTCGGAATTCGCTTTCTGTAGGTATGGTCATGAGCGGTCGTGAGGGATTGACAACGAGGTGGTGCCACCTCGCTAGTCGGCACCAaagatggaggaaggtgtaTCGGTTACGAGCTCATTGCCGGTGAGGTGAGAAGAATGAGTAGAACCAGCAGGTAGAGAGCGTCGTCCACAAGGAGATAGCTGACGGCGCCAAAGACTGAGAGATTGAGAGATTGAGAAATGGAGAAATACCAAAGCCATAGAGAGTCGACGAGTGGGGTCTGTATATTGATCGATCATATGGTTAGGTCATCATCATGACGAAAGAAGACCATTGAGCGGAATCAGATTTAAGGGGCGTCTCCCTCCCGTTAGTTCCTTCTTAGATGGAAGGAGTGCCTGCTTGAGCCCTTTGTCCACTCTGCTTAAAATCTGAAATGGCTCGCCGTCCATGCCGTCACCCCTAAACCACTGTTTACTCTTGCCTTGGAATTTGTGCCGGGCACCACGGCCAACAGCCAATGTAACGTAGGTGCCCATTAGGTTTAGCTTCTGTGGCTCATATGACAAATCGCAAGCCTCGCTTGCAGTTAGCAGCCTATGGCGATCTGGCGATGGTGGTTCTGATACGTTTCAAGTACCGTGAATGTTTATTTAGTATATCTTGACCCACATGTACCAACAATCACTACCATTTTAAACTTATTAGGCTGAGTTAAATATCCCGCTAATACAATTATCAACTCGGTAACCTTAGATACCTCCGGCCATCCGGTCTCCGGAGATGCCGGTCCGCGCGGCCCGGCCAATCTTCCTCGCTCAACGTTCTAACGTGACGCGCCTTCCCTCCTGCTAAAAGGCGTTGCTTCCCACTTTTGAACTCCATGCTCCCCATCTTGTCATGGTCCTTCTCTCCCCCACCGCATTCACAGAAAACCCATTCCGCACGCGCCATGACGTTGCGGAAGGCCTCAAAGGCCGTGAGTGCACCCGTGACCAcactgaccccagtccTCGATCCCCTGGAACCACACACGTCACTGGGCGGGGCGTGTATCAACATCGGCTCAACAGCCGCACATTACGACAcccgcgccgtcgcgcttgagACCTTTGCCCGTCCTCTCTGGGGTCTCGCTGCGCTACTTgccggtggtggcgagtaTGAGGGCACGGCACGTTGGGTGCGCGGGTTAGCAAATGGGACGGATCCACGAGGGGAAGAATATTGGGGCGCTTCAAAGGCCAAGGATCAACGCATGGTTGAGATGAGCCCCCTGAGTTTTGCCATTGCGCTAGCCCCAGACGTGTTCTATACCGTAGGCTGTGTTGGCCTAAAAAGCTGACAACCAGAGCCAGACGTTAGAGGCGCAGAGGAACATTGCGGCCTTCCTCGCGTCCTGCATGACGCAGCCCATGCCTGATAGTAAGATCACTCACCATTAATCTCACAGGTTGTGGCTAATCCCAGCGAACTGGTTATGGTTCCGTGTCTTCGCCAATCTCGCGCTCCGCTCCATTGGCTCGCCACACCACAACCCAGGCCGCATGGCGGCCGACCTCGAACGCCTTGACTCGTTCCAGCTCCCGCCGCATCTCCCGGTGGGAGATGACCTCATCGGGTCCGCAGGCTGGAGTCGCGACGGCCCCGAGGACGTTAAGCAGCTCGACTACTACTCGTCGAGCTTTGCTATCCAAGTCGCCCAGATGGTCTACGCAAAGGTAGGTTGACGCGATGCTGCAGGAGTGGCAGCGGCTGGCGTTTGGTTACCGACAAAGTAgtgctgacagcagctgtgtgccgaggaggatcCCAGGCGTGCTCGGGCTTACGAGCAACGGGCCAAGGACTTTGTTAAGGATTTTGTGTTCTActtcgacgacgatggtGAGGTTACCGCTACTGGGCAGCTCGATAGCCTCCGTTGTTTAGCTGACAGTAGGAAACGCCATTCCGTTTGGTCGATCGATGGTGTACCGCTTCGCGGTCATCGCGACATTCTCTGCTATGGCACTCTGCAACGTCGAGCCCCCAGCCCCTCTGACATGGGGACACTTGAAGGGCCTCGTGCTGCGCCACCTCCGCACCTGGTCTGGCAACCGTGACATCTTTCGGTCGGACGGAACTCTTAACATTGGATACGCGTACGACAACATGTACGCGACAGAAAACTACAATGCGTGGGTCATGGTTGTCTCAGCCTTGAGGTGGTTCGgaagctgacgccagtccCGGTTCCCCGTATTGGGCGTGCAAAGCGTTCCTCTGTCTCGGAGCGCCTCTAAACCACCCATTCTGGACCTCTGACGAGCTGCCATGGCCAAGCACGATGCCGCGAATCAAGGCCCTCCCCGATCCGGGGCACATCATGGTGCGCTCTGGCGGCcacgtcttcctcctctcatCTGGGCAGACGGCGCATTACACCATGCGCAATGGTAACGCAAAGTACTCCAAGTTCTCATACTCTTCTACCTTCGGTTTCTGCTATTCCACGGGGTCCTTGGACTTGGAACAGCTCGCAGCAGATGGCATGCTCGCTctgcgcgacgcgtcgccaGGCGTCGAAGCGTCTGACTCGGACATCTGGCGGGTGAGGCGGGTGGCGCTCAATGCGCGGATCGTCGGTCGGGGCACCGAGAGGATGCACCTTCGCAGCGGCTGGCGTCCGTTCCCGGACGTGTATGTCGAGACATGGCTTGTCCCGCCCGCTGAAGAGAGTCCGAATTATTATGTTCGAGTGCACAAGATTACGACGGGCCGGACCCTCGACACCGCCGAGGCAGGTTGGGCGACATACGGccagggcgaggatggcagGGCACTGGTCCAGGCCTTCTCGGGTGAGACGTCGTCCGGAGGCatggaggccgagggccaagctcgcgcgacgacgcgcggTGGATCTGTCGGGgtggtcgacctcgacgtcacTCGGCTCAGTGCCGGATTCAACGGTGTTAAACGTCGCGGCAAGCTAGTCCAGTCCGACCCTAATTCGAACGCCATCTTCTCCCGGTCCGTCCTCCCAACCCTCCTGGGCCACCTCGAACCGGGGACACATTACCTTGCGACCGGCGTGTTTGGGGCGCCTCCTTCGGAAGCGGAACTCTGGGACTCGGAGTGGGCGCACGTTCCGCGTGTTCCGTCGGATTTGACGATCTACAACTAGTGATAATGATGAGTGAGCGTTGCGGGCGCAGCGCCTTAGTCGGACTTggatgacgatgatgacCGCACCAGTTCGAATCTGGCGTCCAGGTATAAATACAATATGCATCGTCCACATCTACTTCTTGAACAGCGTGAGGACACTGGGGTCAGTTGGGTTCTCGTCTTCTCAAGCTACACTCACTCCtggtcctcgagcacgtGGTCCAACCCAACCTTCTGCCCACGCGAGTGCTTCGCACTGGTGCCGTATACAATGGCGTACTTGAATTGCCGCTTGATCTCCTTGTGGATGGCGTCACAGAAGTTGGAGACGGTGcagcggccgcggcggaggacgaCAGGCTGGTCGTAGTCGGGCACCTTACCCTTAGGCTTGGTGTAGACgcggacaaggtcgagcttCTCCCACATGATctcgagcagctcatcAATGTTAAGCCAGTTCTGGGAGCTGATCGGCACCGAGTTGGGAATCTTGTAAAGGAGGTCTAGCTCCTCGATCGAGATGGCGTCGATCTTGTTGAGAACGAAGAGACACGGCACATACATGCGGttgccctcgacgacgtcgatgaAGTCCTCGATCGTGCAGTCAGGCTCGTGGATCATGACCTGGCACGAGGTCATGCGGTACTCGGACAACACAGCACGGATCTCGTTTGGGTCGATCTTGGTGAGGGGGACAGTGTTGGTGATCTGGATACCACCGGTTTCCTTCCGCTTCACAGAGATGTTGGGAGGCTTCTTGTTGAGCCGGATACCGAagccctcgagctcgtccacGAGCACCGTGAGGTCGTTGAGGGGCTTCAGCACGTCGAGCACGATGAAGATGAGGTTGCACGTccgcgcgacggcgatgacCTGCTTACCACGAcccttgccgtccttggcaCCCTGGATAATACCGGGGAGGTCAAGCACCTGCAGCCTCGCGCCGTTGTACGTCATCGTGCCCGGCACAGTCGTGAGCGTCGTGAACTCGTACGACGCCGCCTCCGAGTGCGTGCCCGTGAGCTTGGACATGAGAGTGGATTTCCCGACCGACGCTGGGGTGAGCCTGTGCACAGAGACCGTGGTGAAGGCGCGCTATAACTCACGGAagcctggagtcagcgaTGCGAAGATAGTGGAAGGTCTGACATACCGACGAAACCGATTGTTGCTTGTCCCGTGCGCGCAACGTCGAAGCCGATGCccgcaccaccgccgccacccccAGCTGGCGTGATCAGCTCACGGCGCAGCTttgcgagcttggccttgagctggCCCAAGTGGTACCTACGGTCAGCCTTGTCTGCGTGATATCGCCAGGTCACTCACTCGGTCGCCTTGTTGCGCTGCGTGCGCgacatctcctcctcaatgTCCTTGATCTATATGGTGGATCATTGCGCGACGATTAGGTGTGGGCAAAGGACatgatggagatggagatggagagggaaggcgtgcggaggagggagcCGAGGATGCGAGGAAGGTCAAGGAAGGTCGAGTAGGTGGCGAGTCGGGTCAGCTCCGATCGGGTGATTAAGCGACAGACGCACCTTCTGAGCTGTCGTCATGGTTTCGTGTCCTGTCTTGTGTAGGTAATGCTAAGTGTGCCGATGAATGTGGCTTTTGAGTGTAGGCGTCCTCGCGATCGGTACGTCTGAGCTTGCTCGTGGAGACTTTGTGAGGTTagcaggagaagaagggagGTGTCAAGAAGGTTAGAAAATGTGGTGGAATAATCCACGTGCTTCAGATTTGAGTGATACGGGACCAACACCCTACGACGCGCCACCTCAATCTAagtgagggaaggtgtcCGAGGTGTAGGATCATGTGGGCCTAGTGGGACGAAAACCAGGCTAACGAGCCCTCGGAGGTACAGTAATAGTGAATACAATACATCACCATTCCAGCCTCCAGACCACCAGTTGACTCCATcacgctcgagctcgattCCTATCCCTCACTCCCCTTCGCTCAATCATCTTgcctccttcctccatccccttccccctttTCCCCATCTTCCCTCTCTCATTCCTCTTCATCATTTTCATCCATCACGCTCCCCCTCTTCGCTCAATACTTCATCCAGCCCCCTCAACTCTAGTCGCAACTTCAACTCCCACACCTGTAACGCCCagtcgccacccaacaaCGCATCCACCCCTCAAGCCTCTCATCACCCAACCATCTTCAAAGCACCATGGCTCACCCTCTCACTCAGCACCCCCCGACCGTGCTCCCGTTCGGCGCACCCGCGTCGATGCACCCCCTCGGCTTTGGCTTTGggcagcctcctcggcagAACTTGGGCTTTGGCTTCGGGTCGCCCATCCACTCCCCCATCCACTCTGGCGCATCGACGCCTTATAAGCGCCCGGCCGTGCGTACGTCCCCAACTCCAATCCCCACGCCCAACAACAAACGGTCTCGGCGACGAAGCGCGAGCCCCACTCCGTCACCTACTGGCTCGCCAACGCTCTCACGTGCCGATGAACGCAAGATTCTGGGCAAGACACCAAAGCGCGtgcgcaaggaggtcgGCCCTGCAGAGCAGGCCGCCGATGGGCCTGATGTgggccttcttctcggtAAGTCGTGTTGATCTTGTTTAGGGATT
Coding sequences within it:
- the RBG1 gene encoding uncharacterized protein (C-terminal region of MMR_HSR1 domain); its protein translation is MTTAQKIKDIEEEMSRTQRNKATEYHLGQLKAKLAKLRRELITPAGGGGGGAGIGFDVARTGQATIGFVGFPSVGKSTLMSKLTGTHSEAASYEFTTLTTVPGTMTYNGARLQVLDLPGIIQGAKDGKGRGKQVIAVARTCNLIFIVLDVLKPLNDLTVLVDELEGFGIRLNKKPPNISVKRKETGGIQITNTVPLTKIDPNEIRAVLSEYRMTSCQVMIHEPDCTIEDFIDVVEGNRMYVPCLFVLNKIDAISIEELDLLYKIPNSVPISSQNWLNIDELLEIMWEKLDLVRVYTKPKGKVPDYDQPVVLRRGRCTVSNFCDAIHKEIKRQFKYAIVYGTSAKHSRGQKVGLDHVLEDQDVLTLFKK